From one candidate division WOR-3 bacterium genomic stretch:
- the csx7 gene encoding CRISPR-associated RAMP protein Csx7: MSETGRLAYYTLERLVVLEGYVETLTALHIGKGRALDADAASDLPVMKDPFSLPFIPGSSLKGVLRSYTESLVRGLDGGKLKSCDPVGQVWTGCVDPGKFSQQQKRGVPQGEQELRVPEDICDVCDLFGHPNFASRLRFADLPVDQETWHELLLQVRDGVAIDRETSTVARPMKYDFEVVPAGVHFKLKVAADNVEDWQLGLFFAAVDALNSGFNRLGGSTSRGLGSVTIRWQKYRDLTANDIIAGKAEEKTDVANFRTGCGKRLQELLNSGRK; encoded by the coding sequence GTGAGTGAAACAGGACGTTTGGCTTACTATACGCTCGAGCGACTGGTGGTGCTTGAGGGCTATGTTGAGACACTGACTGCGCTTCATATCGGCAAAGGCCGGGCACTGGATGCAGATGCGGCCAGCGACCTGCCGGTGATGAAGGACCCGTTCAGCCTGCCGTTCATTCCCGGGTCTTCGCTCAAGGGGGTACTCCGTTCCTACACCGAGTCGCTGGTGCGCGGGCTGGATGGCGGCAAGCTCAAGAGCTGTGACCCAGTGGGACAAGTCTGGACGGGTTGCGTTGACCCGGGAAAGTTCTCTCAGCAACAGAAAAGAGGCGTGCCACAGGGCGAGCAAGAGCTGAGGGTTCCCGAGGACATCTGTGATGTATGTGATTTGTTCGGACATCCCAACTTCGCTTCGCGGCTGCGGTTTGCAGACCTGCCGGTAGACCAAGAAACCTGGCATGAGTTGCTGCTACAGGTGCGGGATGGAGTGGCGATTGACCGCGAAACCAGTACCGTGGCCAGGCCGATGAAGTATGATTTCGAGGTAGTGCCGGCCGGGGTTCACTTCAAGCTCAAGGTAGCCGCGGATAATGTGGAAGACTGGCAGCTTGGCCTGTTCTTTGCCGCGGTGGATGCCCTGAACTCGGGATTCAACCGCCTGGGCGGCAGCACTTCGCGCGGGCTGGGCTCGGTGACCATCAGGTGGCAGAAATACAGGGACCTTACTGCTAATGACATCATCGCGGGCAAAGCAGAGGAGAAGACGGATGTGGCAAATTTCCGCACGGGCTGTGGCAAGAGGCTTCAGGAGCTGCTGAACTCGGGGAGGAAGTAA